A window from Manis javanica isolate MJ-LG chromosome 10, MJ_LKY, whole genome shotgun sequence encodes these proteins:
- the RASA4B gene encoding ras GTPase-activating protein 4B isoform X5, with protein sequence MARGSNPLPQLCPDAPARRTATVWKTLCPFWGEEYQVHLPPTFHTVAFYVMDEDALSRDDVIGKVCFTRDTLASHPKGFSGWVHLTEVDPDEEVQGEIHLRLEVVTGTRAHRLRCSVLEARDLAPKDRNGASDPFVRVRYRGRTQETSIVKKSRYPRWNEIFEFELEEGAPEALCVEAWDWDLVSRNDFLGKVVFNVQRLWAVQQEEGWFRLQPDKSKSRQEEGNLGSLQLEVRLRDETVLPSGCYQPLVQLLCHEVKLGTQGPGQLIPLIEETTSTECRQDVATSLLKIFLGQGLAKDFLDLLFQLELGRTSEANTLFRSNSLASKSMESFLKVAGMRYLHSVLGPIIDKVFEEKKYVELDPSKVEVKDVGCTGLHRPQTEAEVLEHSAQTLRAHLGALLSALSRSVRACPAVVRATFRQLFLRVRERFPSAQHENVPFIAVTSFLCLRFFSPAIMAPKLFHLRERHADARTSRTLLLLAKAVQNVGNMDTPASRAKEAWMEPLQPTVHHGVAQLKDFITKLVDIEEKEELDLQQALSLQAPPLKEGPLFIHKTKGKGPLMSSFKKLHFSLTTEALSFAKTPNSKKSTLIKLSNIRAAEKVEEKSFGSSHIMQVIYTDDAGRPQTAYLQCKCVNELNQWLSALWKVSINNSGLLGSYHPGVFRGDKWSCCHQKDKTDLGCDKTRSRVTLQEWNDPLDQELEAQLIYQHLLGMEAMLREKHQEPSASRETDSVLTGPGEATEDPLAQLLQVLQGLQEAHRSSPASSPPLEPNHLLELQM encoded by the exons ATGGCTAGGGGATCTAATCCCCTCCCCCAACTGTGCCCTGACGCACCTGCTAGGAG GACAGCCACTGTGTGGAAGACCCTGTGCCCCTTCTGGGGTGAGGAGTATCAAGTGCACCTGCCGCCCACCTTCCACACAGTGGCCTTCTACGTCATGGACGAGGATGCCCTCAG CCGAGACGATGTGATTGGGAAGGTCTGCTTTACCAGGGACACCCTGGCCAGTCACCCCAAGG GTTTCAGCGGGTGGGTCCACCTGACCGAGGTCGACCCTGATGAGGAAGTGCAGGGCGAGATCCACCTGCGCCTGGAGGTGGTGACCGGGACGCGGGCCCACCGGCTGCGCTGCTCCGTGCTGGAGGCCAG gGACCTAGCTCCCAAGGACCGGAATGGGGCATCTGATCCCTTTGTCCGAGTGCGCTACCGTGGCCGGACACAGGAGACCTCG ATTGTGAAGAAATCACGCTATCCACGCTGGAATGAGATATTCGAGTTTGAGCTGGAGGAGGGGGCCCCAGAGGCACTGTgcgtggaggcctgggactgggaCCTTGTCAGCCGCAATGACTTCCTGGGCAAA gtgGTGTTCAATGTCCAGAGACTGTGGGCAGTGCAGCAGGAGGAGGGCTGGTTCCGGCTGCAGCCCGACAAGTCCAAGAGTCGGCAGGAAGA GGGCAACCTGGGCTCCTTGCAGCTGGAGGTGCGGCTGCGGGATGAGACAGTTCTGCCCTCTGGCTGCTACCAGCCcctggtgcagctgctgtgccaTGAGGTGAAGCTGGGCACCCAG GGCCCAGGGCAGCTGATCCCACTCATTGAGGAGACAACGAGCACCGAGTGCCGCCAGGACGTGGCCACCAGCCTGCTCAAGATCTTCCTGGGGCAGGGACTGGCTAAAGACTTTCTGGACCTGCTCTTCCAGCTGGAGCTGGGCCGCACCA GTGAGGCCAACACCCTGTTCCGGAGCAACTCTCTGGCCTCAAAGTCCATGGAGTCTTTTCTGAAG GTGGCTGGGATGCGGTATCTGCACAGCGTCCTAGGCCCCATCATTGACAAGGTGTTTGAGGAGAAGAAGTATGTGGAGCTGGACCCCAGCAAAGTGGAGGTCAAGGATGTAGG GTGCACCGGGCTGCACCGCCCACAGACCGAGGCCGAGGTGCTGGAGCACAGTGCGCAGACGCTGCGAGCCCACTTGGGGGCGCTGCTGAGCGCACTCAGTCGCTCGGTTCGCGCATGCCCAGCCGTGGTCCGCGCCACCTTCCGCCAGCTCTTTCTACGCGTGCGCGAGCGCTTCCCCAGCGCCCAGCACGAG AACGTGCCGTTCATCGCTGTCACCAGCTTCCTGTGCCTGCGCTTCTTCTCTCCCGCCATCATGGCGCCCAAGCTGTTCCACCTGCGGGAGCGGCACGCGGACGCCCGCACCAGCCGCACCCTGCTCCTGCTGGCCAAG GCCGTCCAGAACGTGGGCAACATGGACACGCCGGCTTCCAGAGCCAAGGAGGCTTGGATGGAGCCGTTGCAGCCCACCGTGCACCACGGGGTGGCCCAGCTGAAGGACTTCATCACCAAGCTGGTGGACATCGAGGAGAAGGAGG AGCTGGACCTGCAGCAGGCACTGAGTTTGCAGGCACCGCCCTTGAAAGAAGGGCCTCTCTTCATCCACAAGACCAAGGGCAAGGGTCCCCTCATGTCCTCCTTCAAGAAGCTCCACTTCTCCCTCACCACGGAGGCCCTCAGTTTCGCCAAGACGCCCAACTCCAAG AAAAGCACCCTCATCAAGTTATCCAACATCCGGGCAGCAGAAAAAGTGGAGGAGAAGAGCTTCGGCAGCTCACACATCATGCAGGTCATCTATACGGACGATGCGGGCAGGCCCCAGACTGCCTACCTGCAGTGCAAG TGTGTGAATGAACTGAACCAGTGGCTGTCGGCGCTGTGGAAGGTGAGCATCAACAACAGTGGCCTGCTGGGCTCCTACCACCCCGGCGTCTTCCGTGGGGACAAGTGGAGCTGCTGTCACCAGAAGGACAAGACAG ATCTGGGCTGTGATAAGACGCGGTCACGAGTGACCCTGCAGGAGTGGAATGACCCTCTTGACCAAGAGCTGGAGGCCCAGCTCATTTACCAGCACCTGCTGGGCATGGAGGCCATGCTGCG GGAGAAGCACCAGGAGCCGAGTGCCAGCAGAGAGACAGACTCTGTGCTTACAGGCCCTGGCGAAG CCACTGAGGACCCACTGGCCCAGCTTCTCCAGGTGCTGCAGGGCCTCCAAGAGGCCCACAGGTCCAGCCCAGCCAGCTCCCCTCCCTTGGAGCCAAACCACCTCCTGGAGCTGCAGATGTGA
- the RASA4B gene encoding ras GTPase-activating protein 4B isoform X3: protein MKWKWFPRPRARRPCLARPALRGAQTAARSLLAARCPGPWRASPRDEDPASRTAMARRSSLSIRIVEGKNLPAKDITGSSDPYCLVKVDNEPVIRTATVWKTLCPFWGEEYQVHLPPTFHTVAFYVMDEDALSRDDVIGKVCFTRDTLASHPKGFSGWVHLTEVDPDEEVQGEIHLRLEVVTGTRAHRLRCSVLEARDLAPKDRNGASDPFVRVRYRGRTQETSIVKKSRYPRWNEIFEFELEEGAPEALCVEAWDWDLVSRNDFLGKVVFNVQRLWAVQQEEGWFRLQPDKSKSRQEEGNLGSLQLEVRLRDETVLPSGCYQPLVQLLCHEVKLGTQGPGQLIPLIEETTSTECRQDVATSLLKIFLGQGLAKDFLDLLFQLELGRTSEANTLFRSNSLASKSMESFLKVAGMRYLHSVLGPIIDKVFEEKKYVELDPSKVEVKDVGCTGLHRPQTEAEVLEHSAQTLRAHLGALLSALSRSVRACPAVVRATFRQLFLRVRERFPSAQHENVPFIAVTSFLCLRFFSPAIMAPKLFHLRERHADARTSRTLLLLAKAVQNVGNMDTPASRAKEAWMEPLQPTVHHGVAQLKDFITKLVDIEEKEELDLQQALSLQAPPLKEGPLFIHKTKGKGPLMSSFKKLHFSLTTEALSFAKTPNSKCVNELNQWLSALWKVSINNSGLLGSYHPGVFRGDKWSCCHQKDKTDLGCDKTRSRVTLQEWNDPLDQELEAQLIYQHLLGMEAMLREKHQEPSASRETDSVLTGPGEATEDPLAQLLQVLQGLQEAHRSSPASSPPLEPNHLLELQM, encoded by the exons ATGAAGTGGAAGTGGTTCCCTCGCCCCCGCGCTCGCCGCCCCTGCCTGGCGCGGCCCGCCCTCCGCGGCGCCCAGACCGCGGCCCGCAGCCTGCTCGCCGCCCGCTGCCCGGGACCCTGGCGTGCATCTCCCCGCGACGAGGACCCCGCTTCGCGGACCGCGATGGCCAGGCGCAGCTCGCTGTCCATCCGTATCGTGGAGGGGAAGAACCTGCCCGCCAAGGACAT CACTGGCAGCAGTGACCCCTACTGCCTTGTGAAGGTGGACAATGAGCCGGTCATCAG GACAGCCACTGTGTGGAAGACCCTGTGCCCCTTCTGGGGTGAGGAGTATCAAGTGCACCTGCCGCCCACCTTCCACACAGTGGCCTTCTACGTCATGGACGAGGATGCCCTCAG CCGAGACGATGTGATTGGGAAGGTCTGCTTTACCAGGGACACCCTGGCCAGTCACCCCAAGG GTTTCAGCGGGTGGGTCCACCTGACCGAGGTCGACCCTGATGAGGAAGTGCAGGGCGAGATCCACCTGCGCCTGGAGGTGGTGACCGGGACGCGGGCCCACCGGCTGCGCTGCTCCGTGCTGGAGGCCAG gGACCTAGCTCCCAAGGACCGGAATGGGGCATCTGATCCCTTTGTCCGAGTGCGCTACCGTGGCCGGACACAGGAGACCTCG ATTGTGAAGAAATCACGCTATCCACGCTGGAATGAGATATTCGAGTTTGAGCTGGAGGAGGGGGCCCCAGAGGCACTGTgcgtggaggcctgggactgggaCCTTGTCAGCCGCAATGACTTCCTGGGCAAA gtgGTGTTCAATGTCCAGAGACTGTGGGCAGTGCAGCAGGAGGAGGGCTGGTTCCGGCTGCAGCCCGACAAGTCCAAGAGTCGGCAGGAAGA GGGCAACCTGGGCTCCTTGCAGCTGGAGGTGCGGCTGCGGGATGAGACAGTTCTGCCCTCTGGCTGCTACCAGCCcctggtgcagctgctgtgccaTGAGGTGAAGCTGGGCACCCAG GGCCCAGGGCAGCTGATCCCACTCATTGAGGAGACAACGAGCACCGAGTGCCGCCAGGACGTGGCCACCAGCCTGCTCAAGATCTTCCTGGGGCAGGGACTGGCTAAAGACTTTCTGGACCTGCTCTTCCAGCTGGAGCTGGGCCGCACCA GTGAGGCCAACACCCTGTTCCGGAGCAACTCTCTGGCCTCAAAGTCCATGGAGTCTTTTCTGAAG GTGGCTGGGATGCGGTATCTGCACAGCGTCCTAGGCCCCATCATTGACAAGGTGTTTGAGGAGAAGAAGTATGTGGAGCTGGACCCCAGCAAAGTGGAGGTCAAGGATGTAGG GTGCACCGGGCTGCACCGCCCACAGACCGAGGCCGAGGTGCTGGAGCACAGTGCGCAGACGCTGCGAGCCCACTTGGGGGCGCTGCTGAGCGCACTCAGTCGCTCGGTTCGCGCATGCCCAGCCGTGGTCCGCGCCACCTTCCGCCAGCTCTTTCTACGCGTGCGCGAGCGCTTCCCCAGCGCCCAGCACGAG AACGTGCCGTTCATCGCTGTCACCAGCTTCCTGTGCCTGCGCTTCTTCTCTCCCGCCATCATGGCGCCCAAGCTGTTCCACCTGCGGGAGCGGCACGCGGACGCCCGCACCAGCCGCACCCTGCTCCTGCTGGCCAAG GCCGTCCAGAACGTGGGCAACATGGACACGCCGGCTTCCAGAGCCAAGGAGGCTTGGATGGAGCCGTTGCAGCCCACCGTGCACCACGGGGTGGCCCAGCTGAAGGACTTCATCACCAAGCTGGTGGACATCGAGGAGAAGGAGG AGCTGGACCTGCAGCAGGCACTGAGTTTGCAGGCACCGCCCTTGAAAGAAGGGCCTCTCTTCATCCACAAGACCAAGGGCAAGGGTCCCCTCATGTCCTCCTTCAAGAAGCTCCACTTCTCCCTCACCACGGAGGCCCTCAGTTTCGCCAAGACGCCCAACTCCAAG TGTGTGAATGAACTGAACCAGTGGCTGTCGGCGCTGTGGAAGGTGAGCATCAACAACAGTGGCCTGCTGGGCTCCTACCACCCCGGCGTCTTCCGTGGGGACAAGTGGAGCTGCTGTCACCAGAAGGACAAGACAG ATCTGGGCTGTGATAAGACGCGGTCACGAGTGACCCTGCAGGAGTGGAATGACCCTCTTGACCAAGAGCTGGAGGCCCAGCTCATTTACCAGCACCTGCTGGGCATGGAGGCCATGCTGCG GGAGAAGCACCAGGAGCCGAGTGCCAGCAGAGAGACAGACTCTGTGCTTACAGGCCCTGGCGAAG CCACTGAGGACCCACTGGCCCAGCTTCTCCAGGTGCTGCAGGGCCTCCAAGAGGCCCACAGGTCCAGCCCAGCCAGCTCCCCTCCCTTGGAGCCAAACCACCTCCTGGAGCTGCAGATGTGA
- the RASA4B gene encoding ras GTPase-activating protein 4B isoform X7 translates to MKWKWFPRPRARRPCLARPALRGAQTAARSLLAARCPGPWRASPRDEDPASRTAMARRSSLSIRIVEGKNLPAKDMDLAPKDRNGASDPFVRVRYRGRTQETSIVKKSRYPRWNEIFEFELEEGAPEALCVEAWDWDLVSRNDFLGKVVFNVQRLWAVQQEEGWFRLQPDKSKSRQEEGNLGSLQLEVRLRDETVLPSGCYQPLVQLLCHEVKLGTQGPGQLIPLIEETTSTECRQDVATSLLKIFLGQGLAKDFLDLLFQLELGRTSEANTLFRSNSLASKSMESFLKVAGMRYLHSVLGPIIDKVFEEKKYVELDPSKVEVKDVGCTGLHRPQTEAEVLEHSAQTLRAHLGALLSALSRSVRACPAVVRATFRQLFLRVRERFPSAQHENVPFIAVTSFLCLRFFSPAIMAPKLFHLRERHADARTSRTLLLLAKAVQNVGNMDTPASRAKEAWMEPLQPTVHHGVAQLKDFITKLVDIEEKEELDLQQALSLQAPPLKEGPLFIHKTKGKGPLMSSFKKLHFSLTTEALSFAKTPNSKKSTLIKLSNIRAAEKVEEKSFGSSHIMQVIYTDDAGRPQTAYLQCKCVNELNQWLSALWKVSINNSGLLGSYHPGVFRGDKWSCCHQKDKTDLGCDKTRSRVTLQEWNDPLDQELEAQLIYQHLLGMEAMLREKHQEPSASRETDSVLTGPGEATEDPLAQLLQVLQGLQEAHRSSPASSPPLEPNHLLELQM, encoded by the exons ATGAAGTGGAAGTGGTTCCCTCGCCCCCGCGCTCGCCGCCCCTGCCTGGCGCGGCCCGCCCTCCGCGGCGCCCAGACCGCGGCCCGCAGCCTGCTCGCCGCCCGCTGCCCGGGACCCTGGCGTGCATCTCCCCGCGACGAGGACCCCGCTTCGCGGACCGCGATGGCCAGGCGCAGCTCGCTGTCCATCCGTATCGTGGAGGGGAAGAACCTGCCCGCCAAGGACAT gGACCTAGCTCCCAAGGACCGGAATGGGGCATCTGATCCCTTTGTCCGAGTGCGCTACCGTGGCCGGACACAGGAGACCTCG ATTGTGAAGAAATCACGCTATCCACGCTGGAATGAGATATTCGAGTTTGAGCTGGAGGAGGGGGCCCCAGAGGCACTGTgcgtggaggcctgggactgggaCCTTGTCAGCCGCAATGACTTCCTGGGCAAA gtgGTGTTCAATGTCCAGAGACTGTGGGCAGTGCAGCAGGAGGAGGGCTGGTTCCGGCTGCAGCCCGACAAGTCCAAGAGTCGGCAGGAAGA GGGCAACCTGGGCTCCTTGCAGCTGGAGGTGCGGCTGCGGGATGAGACAGTTCTGCCCTCTGGCTGCTACCAGCCcctggtgcagctgctgtgccaTGAGGTGAAGCTGGGCACCCAG GGCCCAGGGCAGCTGATCCCACTCATTGAGGAGACAACGAGCACCGAGTGCCGCCAGGACGTGGCCACCAGCCTGCTCAAGATCTTCCTGGGGCAGGGACTGGCTAAAGACTTTCTGGACCTGCTCTTCCAGCTGGAGCTGGGCCGCACCA GTGAGGCCAACACCCTGTTCCGGAGCAACTCTCTGGCCTCAAAGTCCATGGAGTCTTTTCTGAAG GTGGCTGGGATGCGGTATCTGCACAGCGTCCTAGGCCCCATCATTGACAAGGTGTTTGAGGAGAAGAAGTATGTGGAGCTGGACCCCAGCAAAGTGGAGGTCAAGGATGTAGG GTGCACCGGGCTGCACCGCCCACAGACCGAGGCCGAGGTGCTGGAGCACAGTGCGCAGACGCTGCGAGCCCACTTGGGGGCGCTGCTGAGCGCACTCAGTCGCTCGGTTCGCGCATGCCCAGCCGTGGTCCGCGCCACCTTCCGCCAGCTCTTTCTACGCGTGCGCGAGCGCTTCCCCAGCGCCCAGCACGAG AACGTGCCGTTCATCGCTGTCACCAGCTTCCTGTGCCTGCGCTTCTTCTCTCCCGCCATCATGGCGCCCAAGCTGTTCCACCTGCGGGAGCGGCACGCGGACGCCCGCACCAGCCGCACCCTGCTCCTGCTGGCCAAG GCCGTCCAGAACGTGGGCAACATGGACACGCCGGCTTCCAGAGCCAAGGAGGCTTGGATGGAGCCGTTGCAGCCCACCGTGCACCACGGGGTGGCCCAGCTGAAGGACTTCATCACCAAGCTGGTGGACATCGAGGAGAAGGAGG AGCTGGACCTGCAGCAGGCACTGAGTTTGCAGGCACCGCCCTTGAAAGAAGGGCCTCTCTTCATCCACAAGACCAAGGGCAAGGGTCCCCTCATGTCCTCCTTCAAGAAGCTCCACTTCTCCCTCACCACGGAGGCCCTCAGTTTCGCCAAGACGCCCAACTCCAAG AAAAGCACCCTCATCAAGTTATCCAACATCCGGGCAGCAGAAAAAGTGGAGGAGAAGAGCTTCGGCAGCTCACACATCATGCAGGTCATCTATACGGACGATGCGGGCAGGCCCCAGACTGCCTACCTGCAGTGCAAG TGTGTGAATGAACTGAACCAGTGGCTGTCGGCGCTGTGGAAGGTGAGCATCAACAACAGTGGCCTGCTGGGCTCCTACCACCCCGGCGTCTTCCGTGGGGACAAGTGGAGCTGCTGTCACCAGAAGGACAAGACAG ATCTGGGCTGTGATAAGACGCGGTCACGAGTGACCCTGCAGGAGTGGAATGACCCTCTTGACCAAGAGCTGGAGGCCCAGCTCATTTACCAGCACCTGCTGGGCATGGAGGCCATGCTGCG GGAGAAGCACCAGGAGCCGAGTGCCAGCAGAGAGACAGACTCTGTGCTTACAGGCCCTGGCGAAG CCACTGAGGACCCACTGGCCCAGCTTCTCCAGGTGCTGCAGGGCCTCCAAGAGGCCCACAGGTCCAGCCCAGCCAGCTCCCCTCCCTTGGAGCCAAACCACCTCCTGGAGCTGCAGATGTGA
- the RASA4B gene encoding ras GTPase-activating protein 4B isoform X8, giving the protein MKWKWFPRPRARRPCLARPALRGAQTAARSLLAARCPGPWRASPRDEDPASRTAMARRSSLSIRIVEGKNLPAKDITGSSDPYCLVKVDNEPVIRTATVWKTLCPFWGEEYQVHLPPTFHTVAFYVMDEDALSRDDVIGKVCFTRDTLASHPKGFSGWVHLTEVDPDEEVQGEIHLRLEVVTGTRAHRLRCSVLEARDLAPKDRNGASDPFVRVRYRGRTQETSIVKKSRYPRWNEIFEFELEEGAPEALCVEAWDWDLVSRNDFLGKVVFNVQRLWAVQQEEGWFRLQPDKSKSRQEEGNLGSLQLEVRLRDETVLPSGCYQPLVQLLCHEVKLGTQGPGQLIPLIEETTSTECRQDVATSLLKIFLGQGLAKDFLDLLFQLELGRTSEANTLFRSNSLASKSMESFLKVHRAAPPTDRGRGAGAQCADAASPLGGAAERTQSLGSRMPSRGPRHLPPALSTRARALPQRPARERAVHRCHQLPVPALLLSRHHGAQAVPPAGAARGRPHQPHPAPAGQGRPERGQHGHAGFQSQGGLDGAVAAHRAPRGGPAEGLHHQAGGHRGEGGAGPAAGTEFAGTALERRASLHPQDQGQGSPHVLLQEAPLLPHHGGPQFRQDAQLQEKHPHQVIQHPGSRKSGGEELRQLTHHAGHLYGRCGQAPDCLPAVQGVGHLEGCRGEECCGNRPGGLEGVSHPLISHVRQSSAAHARVGGPLSLLHSGYLVGHVYVFP; this is encoded by the exons ATGAAGTGGAAGTGGTTCCCTCGCCCCCGCGCTCGCCGCCCCTGCCTGGCGCGGCCCGCCCTCCGCGGCGCCCAGACCGCGGCCCGCAGCCTGCTCGCCGCCCGCTGCCCGGGACCCTGGCGTGCATCTCCCCGCGACGAGGACCCCGCTTCGCGGACCGCGATGGCCAGGCGCAGCTCGCTGTCCATCCGTATCGTGGAGGGGAAGAACCTGCCCGCCAAGGACAT CACTGGCAGCAGTGACCCCTACTGCCTTGTGAAGGTGGACAATGAGCCGGTCATCAG GACAGCCACTGTGTGGAAGACCCTGTGCCCCTTCTGGGGTGAGGAGTATCAAGTGCACCTGCCGCCCACCTTCCACACAGTGGCCTTCTACGTCATGGACGAGGATGCCCTCAG CCGAGACGATGTGATTGGGAAGGTCTGCTTTACCAGGGACACCCTGGCCAGTCACCCCAAGG GTTTCAGCGGGTGGGTCCACCTGACCGAGGTCGACCCTGATGAGGAAGTGCAGGGCGAGATCCACCTGCGCCTGGAGGTGGTGACCGGGACGCGGGCCCACCGGCTGCGCTGCTCCGTGCTGGAGGCCAG gGACCTAGCTCCCAAGGACCGGAATGGGGCATCTGATCCCTTTGTCCGAGTGCGCTACCGTGGCCGGACACAGGAGACCTCG ATTGTGAAGAAATCACGCTATCCACGCTGGAATGAGATATTCGAGTTTGAGCTGGAGGAGGGGGCCCCAGAGGCACTGTgcgtggaggcctgggactgggaCCTTGTCAGCCGCAATGACTTCCTGGGCAAA gtgGTGTTCAATGTCCAGAGACTGTGGGCAGTGCAGCAGGAGGAGGGCTGGTTCCGGCTGCAGCCCGACAAGTCCAAGAGTCGGCAGGAAGA GGGCAACCTGGGCTCCTTGCAGCTGGAGGTGCGGCTGCGGGATGAGACAGTTCTGCCCTCTGGCTGCTACCAGCCcctggtgcagctgctgtgccaTGAGGTGAAGCTGGGCACCCAG GGCCCAGGGCAGCTGATCCCACTCATTGAGGAGACAACGAGCACCGAGTGCCGCCAGGACGTGGCCACCAGCCTGCTCAAGATCTTCCTGGGGCAGGGACTGGCTAAAGACTTTCTGGACCTGCTCTTCCAGCTGGAGCTGGGCCGCACCA GTGAGGCCAACACCCTGTTCCGGAGCAACTCTCTGGCCTCAAAGTCCATGGAGTCTTTTCTGAAG GTGCACCGGGCTGCACCGCCCACAGACCGAGGCCGAGGTGCTGGAGCACAGTGCGCAGACGCTGCGAGCCCACTTGGGGGCGCTGCTGAGCGCACTCAGTCGCTCGGTTCGCGCATGCCCAGCCGTGGTCCGCGCCACCTTCCGCCAGCTCTTTCTACGCGTGCGCGAGCGCTTCCCCAGCGCCCAGCACGAG AACGTGCCGTTCATCGCTGTCACCAGCTTCCTGTGCCTGCGCTTCTTCTCTCCCGCCATCATGGCGCCCAAGCTGTTCCACCTGCGGGAGCGGCACGCGGACGCCCGCACCAGCCGCACCCTGCTCCTGCTGGCCAAG GCCGTCCAGAACGTGGGCAACATGGACACGCCGGCTTCCAGAGCCAAGGAGGCTTGGATGGAGCCGTTGCAGCCCACCGTGCACCACGGGGTGGCCCAGCTGAAGGACTTCATCACCAAGCTGGTGGACATCGAGGAGAAGGAGG AGCTGGACCTGCAGCAGGCACTGAGTTTGCAGGCACCGCCCTTGAAAGAAGGGCCTCTCTTCATCCACAAGACCAAGGGCAAGGGTCCCCTCATGTCCTCCTTCAAGAAGCTCCACTTCTCCCTCACCACGGAGGCCCTCAGTTTCGCCAAGACGCCCAACTCCAAG AAAAGCACCCTCATCAAGTTATCCAACATCCGGGCAGCAGAAAAAGTGGAGGAGAAGAGCTTCGGCAGCTCACACATCATGCAGGTCATCTATACGGACGATGCGGGCAGGCCCCAGACTGCCTACCTGCAGTGCAAGGTGTGGGCCATTTGGAGGGGTGCCGAGGGGAAGAGTGCTGTGGAAATCGTCCAGGTGGACTGGAGGGAGTCTCCCACCCCCTCATCAGCCACGTCAGGCAAAGCAGTGCAGCGCATGCACGTGTGGGGgggcctctgtctctcctgcacTCTGGGTACCTGGTGGGCCATGTCTATGTCTTCCCATAG